In the genome of Bacteroides mediterraneensis, the window GCATTTCGGACTGGAAGTGGCTGCGTCCATTCCTTTGTATCAGGGAGTGGCACTGAAAGGCGCATTCAGCTGGGGACAATATATCTATTCCAATAACCCCAACTATGTACAGATTCAAGACAACAGTGCAGCCATTATCAACCAGGGAAAAGTGTACTGGAAAAATAAACGGGTGGAAAGTACCCCACAGACAGCTGCCAACATCGGTCTGTCTTATCGCAGCAAAAGCAACTGGTTCCTGTCGTTAGACATGAATTACTACAACCACATGTACTTATCCATGAGTCCGCTTTATCGCACAGATGCTGTGCTGACCAAACCGATGCTCGAAAACCCGGAAATGCTCCGCGCCATCCGGGGACAAGAGAAATTTGATGCAGCCTATGTCATGAATGCCAGTATCGGCAAAAACTGGTATATCTATCGTGCCTATACGCTTGGCTTCAGCCTGAGTGTGGATAATCTGCTCAACAACCAAGGCATCAAAACCGGAGGTTACGAGCAAATCCGACTGCTGAAAAACAAGGAAGCCAGCACACTCACTTATCAGCCTTTCGACGCCAAATATTTCTATATGATGGGTACAAACTATTATTTGAATGTGTATTTCCGTTTCTAACTCTCCCAAAAGATACTATCATGAAGAATAAACTATTGATTTTTGGAATAATGCTGGCTATGACCCTCGGTACCACCAGCTGCTACAACGACTTTGATGAACCCGCTTTGGCCAAAGTCTGGAATGATTCCGACTTTACGACAAAAGGGGAAGAAATAATTACAATCAAATCTCTTAAAGAAATGTGTGCCGGCGTAGGACTTGCCCAATATAAAGAGATTACCGAAGACTACATCATAAAAGGAAAAGTGATATCCAGCGACCAGGCAGGAAACGTATATAAATCGGTATATATAGACGACGGAACTGCCGCCATCGAATTAAAGCTGATGGTGAGCAATTATGTGTATTATCCGATGGGGCAAACCCTCTATGTAAAATTGAAGGGACTTGCCATCGGGAACTACAGGTATATGCTCAGCGTGGGAGGTGTGCCAAGCGAAAAAGACATTGCCAAGAATTATGCCAATAGAAATCTTGAAACGCAGATAGAACGGGATGCCCACATCTTTATGGGACCCTCCGGACAGCTTACAGAGGAAAATCTGCCCGTTGTCACATCCGAAAATTACAAAACCGCATTGACGGATGAATGCCTGGGCCGTCTTGTCCGGTTCAAAGGACTGACCTACAAAGAAGGTACGTTCGACGGAGACAGATATCCGCAATACCTGGAAACCGTGAATCTCAACAATGCCACGGAAGCCACTTACACAAACAAATATTTTAAAGATGAAGGACTAACCCCTACCTTTGCCTATAATTACCAGAACCAAAGATATTACGGTTCCTCCTTGTTCACGTATAATGCCACTGACGAAACCGATAAAAAGGGGAACTTGATTGTACGGGTAAGCGGATATGCAAATTTCGCCCTTGATGCGCTTCCTCAAAATGGAGCGAAAGGAACAATCACGGCGATTTACACAAAATATTCTGCCAAGTCTGGAGGATATATAAAGTATCAGCTGCTGGTCAACAAACGTACAGATATCGAATTCTAGCCCTAAAATCGAACAACCGTCTGCCCTTCAGGGGTACGACGGTTGTTTTTGTTTTCAGAAAGCGTTTCTGTTACCGCATAATCACCACTTCACCATCCTACAGAAGAATCTCTTCCAAATCATCCGGTACATAGACTTTTCCACCGAACTGTAAGGCGGCTTCTGCCGTATAACGCATCTTCCTCGCAGCCAGTGTCTTGTCCTCCGTGTGATACAGCAACAGATTTTTTACACCAAGCTGGGCAGCCAGCCGTCCGGCATCAAGCGCTGTACTATGATGCTTTTCGTAGGGCTTGAAACGTTCCCGGTCTTCATACAGGCAGAAAGCCTCACACAACAACCAGTCGGCTCCTTCCACATAATGGCGGTTGCATTCATTGTAGGGCTCATCACCCAGACAGACCAGCGACTGTCCGTCGGGCAGCGTAGTCCGGAAACCAAACTGTTTTTCCTTGGTAGAAGCAATGTCAAAACATTCCATCTCCAAGCCGATGGCTTGAAATCTTCCTCCAGTCTCTACTTCACACAACAGAATGTCTTCTCCCAAACGGGCAACAATCTTTTTCGGTAAAGTCATCCGGCAAATCCAATCGAGCACCTTCACCACCTTTTCATGCCCATACACACGTAACTTGCCCTCGTACTCTCCTTTTTGGATGGCCTGCGCCACCACACGAATCATCCATATCACTCCCAGAATATGGTCGGTATGCGCATGAGTCACAAATATCTCATGAATTCCGTTCAAAGATATATGGGCTTTCTGTAGCTGTTGCAAAATACCGTTACCTCCTCCTGCATCCACCAGAAAAAAGCTTTCACCACGGCAAAGTGCGAAGCACGTATTGTAACAGTTCACTACGGCCGCATTTCCCGTACCTAGCATAATCAGTTTCATTGAATCTTCCATACTTCATTTCCTCTTTAAAAACCAATGCAAAGGTACATTTTTTCTCTTTTAAATTTTTAACACATAAAGAAAATTACCATTATCCCCTGTCATTCACACAATGGCCAGTTTTCCCAATCCTGCAAACGTAAAATACAATAAGTAACCTGCTCTCATAACTTTATGTACACAAGCTAAATCCTTGAATATTCGCCACTTCAATTCTATCACGATTTTTAAAAGCCCTAAAAGAGAAATCGCCCCAAATACATATTGTATGAGATACAAAAACAATGAATTACGATATTGTACAAAAGAAGATATTTATTTTATTGAACAATAAGCTTTTATAATGAATAAAATCCTATTGCATATTTCAATTAAAAAAACGTTCTTTGCAGGGTAGACAGAAAAATGCTTATGGAATACACAAGACAATTAGCCAATAATCATATCTCGGTCGACTGCGTAGTAATCGGATTTGATGGGGAAAAACTGAAAGTATTACTCGTCAAACGTATGGGAGAAGAAAGTGGAGAAGTCTTCCATGACATGAAGCTTCCGGGAAGCCTCATCTATATGGATGAAGATTTGGACGACGCAGCCAAACGGGTTCTTCGCGACTTGACAGGTCTTAAAAACGTCAACCTGATGCAGTTCAAGGCGTTTGGTTCCAAGAACCGTACCAAGAACCCCAAAGACATACATTGGCTAGAAAGAGCGGAAAAAGCCAAAGTGGAACGGATTGTTACAATTGCCTATCTCGCCCTTGTCAAAATAGACAAGACACTCAATAAGAATTTGGATGAATACAAGGCCGAATGGGTTGCTCTCGAGGAGGTAAAGGACTTGGCTTTCGACCATAACCTGATTATCGCCGAGGCCATGCGGTTCATCCGCCAGCATATTGAATTTAATCCGTCGTGTATTTTCGAATTGCTTCCACGCAAGTTCACGGCCTTACAACTCCGCATGCTCTATGAAGTAGTATATGGAAAACAACTGGATGTACGCAATTTTCACAAAAAGATTTCCATGATGGAATACATTGTACCCTTGGAAGAATACGAGCAAGGCGTTTCCCATCGTGCTGCACGTTACTACCGCTTCGACCGGAAAATCTACAACAAAACAAGAAGATAATTAAAAACAATATAAAAATATGTACTTATTAGGTTATGACATAGGAAGCTCGTCAGTCAAGGCGAGTCTGGTCAATGTAGAGACCGGAAAGTGCGCAGCATCCGCCTTTTTCCCGAAGACAGAAGCTGCCATCATTGCAATAAAACAAGGGTGGGCCGAACAAGACCCGCAAAACTGGTGGGAAAACCTGAAACTGGCTACCCAATCCGTACTGACAAATTCAGGAGCCAAAGCAGAAGAAATCAAAGCCATTGGTATTTCATATCAAATGCACGGGCTGGTATGCGTAGACAAGAATCAGCAGGTGCTCCGTCCTTCCATTATATGGTGTGATTCCAGAGCCGTACCCTACGGGCAAAAGGCCTTTCAGGAGTTAGGAGAAGCACAGTGCCTTTCCCATCTGCTCAATTCACCGGGTAATTTCACGGCTTCCAAACTGGCATGGGTAAAAGAAAATGAACCGGACATCTATGCCAAAATTTATAAAGTGATGCTTCCGGGCGACTACATCGCCATGCGCCTGACTGGAGAAATCTGTACTACTGTATCCGGATTGTCCGAAGGAATGTTTTGGGATTTCAAGGAAAACAAAGTGGCCGACTTCCTGCTGAATTATTACGGTCTTGACGCTTCCCTTTTGGCCGATGTCCGCCCCACTTTCTCCGAACAGGGGAAACTGACTGAAAAGGTAGCGGCCGAATTGGGATTGAAAGCAGGTACTCCAGTAACCTACCGCGCCGGCGACCAGCCCAACAACGCACTCTCATTGAACGTATTCAATCCAGGCGAGATTGCTTCTACCGCAGGTACATCCGGAGTAGTATATGGCGTGAACGGTAGTGTGAACTACGACCCACAGTCACGTGTCAATACCTTTGCACATGTCAATCATACCGCTTCACAAACCCGTTTGGGTGTCCTGCTCTGCATCAATGGCACAGGTATCCTGAATTCCTGGATGAAGCGTACGCTCGCTTCCGACTTAAATTATGCAGAAATGAACGAAGTGGCAGCCCAAGCTCCAATCGGTGCGGACGGCATCAGTATTCTCCCGTTTGGTAATGGCGCGGAGCGTATGTTGCAAAATCAGGAAACAGGCTGTTCCATCCAAGGCATCAACTTCAATCTTCACAACCGCAGTCATCTGTTGCGTGCCGCACAGGAAGGAATTGTATTCTCTTTCCGCTATGGTATCGACATCATGAAAGGTATGGGAATGGAAGTCAAGAAAATCCATGCCGGACACGCCAACATGTTCCTGAGCCCGCTTTTCCGTGACACTCTGGCCGGAGTAACCGGAGCGACAATTGAACTGTATGACACCGACGGCTCTGTAGGCGCCGCAAAAGGAGCCGGAATGGGAGCCGGTATCTACCACGACCACATAGAAGCGTTTGCCACACTCGACAAACTGGCTGTCATCGAGCCGAAAGCATCCGATGAGACCGCCTACGCCGACGCATACGCACGTTGGAAAGAATATCTCGAAAAATCTACAAGAAAATAAATTATTCATTAACTTCTAAAACAAAATATTATGGCAACAAAAGAGTACTTTCCGGGTATCGGAAAAATCAAATTCGAAGGTGTAGAAAGCAAAAACCCGATGGCTTTCCGTTATTACGATGCAAACAAAATCATCATGGGCAAGCCGATGAAAGAATGGTTGAAGTTTGCAATGGCTTGGTGGCATACATTGTGTGCTGAAGGCGGCGACCAGTTCGGCGGTGGAACCAAGACTTTCCCTTGGAAAGGAAATCCGGACAAAGTACAGGCTGCAAAAGACAAGGCAGATGCAGGCTTTGAGTTCATGCAGAAAATCGGTATTGAATACTACTGCTTCCACGATGTAGACTTGTGCGACGAAGCAGCAACCATCGAAGAATACG includes:
- a CDS encoding DUF5689 domain-containing protein, which gives rise to MKNKLLIFGIMLAMTLGTTSCYNDFDEPALAKVWNDSDFTTKGEEIITIKSLKEMCAGVGLAQYKEITEDYIIKGKVISSDQAGNVYKSVYIDDGTAAIELKLMVSNYVYYPMGQTLYVKLKGLAIGNYRYMLSVGGVPSEKDIAKNYANRNLETQIERDAHIFMGPSGQLTEENLPVVTSENYKTALTDECLGRLVRFKGLTYKEGTFDGDRYPQYLETVNLNNATEATYTNKYFKDEGLTPTFAYNYQNQRYYGSSLFTYNATDETDKKGNLIVRVSGYANFALDALPQNGAKGTITAIYTKYSAKSGGYIKYQLLVNKRTDIEF
- a CDS encoding MBL fold metallo-hydrolase; translation: MEDSMKLIMLGTGNAAVVNCYNTCFALCRGESFFLVDAGGGNGILQQLQKAHISLNGIHEIFVTHAHTDHILGVIWMIRVVAQAIQKGEYEGKLRVYGHEKVVKVLDWICRMTLPKKIVARLGEDILLCEVETGGRFQAIGLEMECFDIASTKEKQFGFRTTLPDGQSLVCLGDEPYNECNRHYVEGADWLLCEAFCLYEDRERFKPYEKHHSTALDAGRLAAQLGVKNLLLYHTEDKTLAARKMRYTAEAALQFGGKVYVPDDLEEILL
- a CDS encoding NUDIX domain-containing protein, producing the protein MLMEYTRQLANNHISVDCVVIGFDGEKLKVLLVKRMGEESGEVFHDMKLPGSLIYMDEDLDDAAKRVLRDLTGLKNVNLMQFKAFGSKNRTKNPKDIHWLERAEKAKVERIVTIAYLALVKIDKTLNKNLDEYKAEWVALEEVKDLAFDHNLIIAEAMRFIRQHIEFNPSCIFELLPRKFTALQLRMLYEVVYGKQLDVRNFHKKISMMEYIVPLEEYEQGVSHRAARYYRFDRKIYNKTRR
- a CDS encoding xylulokinase; amino-acid sequence: MYLLGYDIGSSSVKASLVNVETGKCAASAFFPKTEAAIIAIKQGWAEQDPQNWWENLKLATQSVLTNSGAKAEEIKAIGISYQMHGLVCVDKNQQVLRPSIIWCDSRAVPYGQKAFQELGEAQCLSHLLNSPGNFTASKLAWVKENEPDIYAKIYKVMLPGDYIAMRLTGEICTTVSGLSEGMFWDFKENKVADFLLNYYGLDASLLADVRPTFSEQGKLTEKVAAELGLKAGTPVTYRAGDQPNNALSLNVFNPGEIASTAGTSGVVYGVNGSVNYDPQSRVNTFAHVNHTASQTRLGVLLCINGTGILNSWMKRTLASDLNYAEMNEVAAQAPIGADGISILPFGNGAERMLQNQETGCSIQGINFNLHNRSHLLRAAQEGIVFSFRYGIDIMKGMGMEVKKIHAGHANMFLSPLFRDTLAGVTGATIELYDTDGSVGAAKGAGMGAGIYHDHIEAFATLDKLAVIEPKASDETAYADAYARWKEYLEKSTRK